The window CATGGAGAAAAACCTTTTACCACGGGCCTACGTGGAAAAGTTTTCTCTCTCCCAGTTTTCGGTCCTCCCTTGTCGGCACCGCTTGTGCGCAAAACCTTTAAGAAGTACTTGGGCAAATATCCCGAGGATGTCTTTGATCAGTTCGAAAAGGATTCCGTTAATGCAGCAAGCATAGGCCAAGTGCACCGTGCCGAAAAGGACGGAAGAAAGTTGGCCGTAAAAATCCAATATCCCGGTGTGGCGGAAAGCATTAGCAGCGATTTGGCCTTGGTCAAGCCTGTGGCCATCAAAATGTTCAACCTAAAAGGAAAGGATTCCGAAAAATACTTTAAGGAAGTAGAACATAAATTGGTAGAGGAGACCAATTACATTTTGGAGCTGGAACAGAGCGATGAGATTACCAACGCTTGTTCTGTAATTCCCAACATGAGATTTCCCAAATACTACCGTGACCTTTCCAGCGAACGGATTTTGACGATGGATTGGATGGAAGGCAAGCATTTGGGCGAATTTACCAAAACCGATTTTGATTCCGAATTGGGGAACAAGCTCGGTCAGGCCCTTTGGGACTTTTATATGTTCCAAATCCATGCGTTGAGAAGGGTGCACGCCGACCCACACCCAGGTAACTTTTTGGTCAGTGAGGCAGGGGAGTTGATCGCCATCGATTTTGGCTGTATCAAAGCAATCCCAGAAGAATTTTACGTACCTTATTTTGAGCTGGCCAAGCCAGAAAACATCAACAATGATGAGGTGTTCATGGAGAAGCTGTATGAACTGGAAATTTTAACACCGACCGATTCGGAGAAGGAGCTACAATTTTTCAAGGCTCTTTTTAAAGAAATGTTGACCATTTTTACTTCTCCCTTCCATAAGGAAACCTTCGATTTCGGTGATGAGGGATTCTGGTCCCAGATTGCCAATCTAAGCGAACGGTATTCCAAGGATGAACAAATACGCAAGATGAATGGGAACCGCGGTTCCAAACACTTTTTGTACATCAACCGTACCTTTTTCGGACTCTATAACCTATTGCATGACCTAAAGGCCCATGTGGAGGTGAATTCCTTTGAAAAGTATATGGATTGATGATTATTGTGGTTTATAAAAAAAACCTGTTGGAAATTCCAACAGGTTTTTTGTTTTTACGGCTGTAACTCAATTATTTTTTTTGCTTCACATATTTTTCCAGCCATTGGTCTTGTTCCCAAAGCATGTGGAGTATACTTTCCTTGCCTCGGTATCCGTGGCTTTCTTTTGGCAGCATCACCAAACGAACGGTAGCCCCCAATCCTTTGAGCGCATTAAAATAACGTTCACTTTGCATGGGATAGGTTCCCGAGTTGTTGTCCGCTTGCCCATGGATCAACAACAGCGGAGTTTTCATCTTATCGGCATGCATAAAGGGCGACATGGTGTAGTACACCTCTGGTGCTTCCCAATAGTTTCTTTCTTCACTTTGGAAACCGAAGGGCGTCAATGTCCGGTTGTAGGCACCGCTACGGGCGATTCCTGCGGCAAATAGATCGGAATGCGAAAGTAGGTTGGCCACCATAAAGGCGCCATAACTGTGACCTCCCACGGCAATGCGGTCCCTGTCAATATAACCGAGCTCGTCAACCGCATCAATGGCCGCTTTGGCATTGGCCACCAACTGGCTCCTAAAGGTATCGTTGGGTTGTTCATCTCCCTCCCCAATGATCGGGAAAGCCGCTCCATCGAGCACCACGTATCCTTTGGTGACCCAATAGATGGGCGAACCCCAATAGGGATAGGTGAACTCGTTGGGGTTTGAAGTATTCTGCGAAGCACTGTTCTTGTCCTTGTACTCCCTTGGATAGGCCCATAGAATCATGGGCATCTTTTCTTTTTTCTCCATATCGTAGCCTACGGGAAGATAAAGGGTTCCGGAAAGTTCCAATCCATCGTCTCTTTTATAGGTAATCACCTCCTTGTGTACGTTTTGGATACTCTTGTATGGATTATCAAAATCGGTCAACTGTATAGGTCCACGTCTCTTGATCAAACTTTTATAATAGTAATTGGGATATTCATTGGCCGATTCGATACGCACCAATAATTGGTCTTTTTCGGGGTCGTACTCGATCAAATTTTCCAATTTCCCCTCTAGTTTTGAGGTGTACAGCCTTGTTTTCTTCAAGCTGTTCAAATCCATTTTTTCAACGAACGGAAACTGTCCTTCCTCGGTATATCCATCACCTATAAGATAGGCGTTGTTGTTTTTGTCCAAGGACAACACCCAAGCGCCGTTCTCATTTCTTTTGGTGACGAAGCTTCCCGGGTTACTGTACACATCTTGGTAGTTTCTGTCCTCAATGATTTTTGCTTCCGCATCAGGATTTGAGGGGTTGAACAGATACGTTTTTGTATTTCTGTTGTTCCACCAGCGGTCGTGGGCAATAGCAACATTATCATTGCCCCATTGGATGTAGCTAAATCGGTTTTTGGTTTTAAGGATGGATTTTCCTTCACCATCAAAAGGTGCCTCAATTTCAAAAACTTCGTCGCGATACGGGACTTCATTTTCTGGGTCGCCCCCATCCAAGGCTTCAACATAGGTCAAGGTTGCCGGTTTGTCGTTTCTCCAGCTAATGTCCCGCATGCCTGTTCGTGTGGCCATAAACCCTTGGGGCAAATCTTCGATAAGCGGCACCTGCAGAAGCGTTTTCACCTTGGTGCCGTCTTTTTTGTAAACGGTTGTGGTATTGGGGAATCTGTAGTAAGGAACCAAGTACGAGAAAGGTTTGTCCAAGGTTACGGTCATTACATATTCACCATCCGGTGAAAAACTGATGCTGGTATACAGGTCGGCATCTTTCCACTTCGTCTTGGTACCGTCCATTTGAACTTTGTAGAGTTCTGATCGGGCCAATTGCTCAAAGTTGAACTCATCATTTGGGTTTTTCAAAAGATCCTGATAGGTCCTGTTCTGTGCCTTTTTACCATCGTTGGTGGAGATGGTAGGTCCATCTGGAACGGCTTCATCGGTATTGATCAGCGGTTTTCTATCCTCGGGCAGCATTTTTACCAAAACGGATTCTCCATCCTTGAACCAATTGATAATGTCCCTCATGTTCGCATTCACATTGGTTTTGGTAATGGCCGTTACCGTTGCCGATTTCAAATCGAGAACCATCACCTCCACACCTTCGATAGTGGTATTGGTGAATGCTATTTTGGATTGGTCGGGCGACCAATTGAAGTTGGCCAGCCTTGGATTTTCAGGTAGTCCCTTTACCTGAGTACCTTCGTTGTCACCAATCTTTTTGATGATGACATTATTATAATAGTTGGTTCGGCTCCCAATGTTGGTCTTTGGGTTGATGCGAAGACCGGCCAAACGCAGCTCGGTTTCCGATAATTCGGCAATGGTTTTATAGTAGTCCCTGTAGAGCAATACCATGTAGTTGCCCTCATCGTTAATAAGAACACTAGGGGCCAGAGGTGCGTTCACCAGTTCCAGTATTTCTTCGGAAGGCTTTTGATACGTTAGTTTTTCCTGTGCATGGACAAAGCCAATGGAGAGCAGTGCCCAAAATACCCAGAGATAATTTTTCATAATTCTGATTTAGTAATTAATTGCGTTAAGATTTTCAAGTTTTTAAAAATACAACTTTTAAAAAGTATTATTTTGGCGGAATAATGAATATTTAGAGGGAATATTTATTAATTTTCAAATTGTAACTATCATTTTTCTTTAAAAATTATAATAAATGTACAATTCCAAGATTGCTGGATTAGGGTTTTACGTCCCTGAAAATGTGGTCACTAACGATGATTTATCGAAAGTGATGGACACGAATGATGAGTGGATTCAAGAGCGGACGGGAATCAAAGAGCGGCGCCATGTGATAAAAGATACCGAAACCACGACCTCCATGGGGGTAGAGGCCGCTAAAAAGGCCATTGAACGGGCGGGCATCGATAAGGATGAAATCGATTTTATCGTTTTTGCCACCTTGAGTCCCGATTATTATTTTCCCGGTCCAGGCGTGTTGGTGCAACGGGACCTCCAATTGAAGCGTACTGTAGGTGCGCTGGATGTCCGAAACCAATGTTCCGGCTTTGTGTACGGAATTTCCGTGGCCGACCAGTATATTAAAAGTGGGATGTACAAGAACGTTTTGGTAATCGGTTCTGAACTGCACTCTCGAGGATTGGACATGACCACACGGGGTAGGGGTGTTTCCGTAATTTTCGGAGATGGCGCCGGAGCTGCGGTGCTGACCCGTGAAGAGGATACCTCCAAAGGAATTTTGAGTACCCATTTGCATTCCGAAGGGCAACATGCCGAAGAACTTTCGTTGATAGCCCCTGGAATGGGCAAACGTTGGGTACTGGATATCATTGAGGACAATGACCCTGACGATACTTCTTATTATCCACACATGAATGGGCAGTTCGTGTTTAAAAATGCAGTTGTGCGTTTTAGCGAGGTCATTATGGAAGGGCTTACCAAGAATAATTTGACCCCGGCAGACATCGATATGCTGATACCCCACCAAGCCAACCTGCGGATTTCCCAATTTATTCAGAATAAGTTTCGTTTGAAGGACGATCAAGTCTTCAACAATATCATGAAATATGGAAATACGACTGCTGCCTCTATACCTATCGCCTTAACCGAGGCTTGGGAGGCCGGTAAAATAAAAGAGGGAGATTTGGTGGTGCTTGCCGCCTTTGGCAGTGGCTTTACCTGGGGCAGTGTGATTATTCGCTGGTAGGTTCGCCAAACCATTTATAAAAGTAAAACCCCGATCTGAAAAGATCGGGGTTTTTGATTAATGCCCCCACAAGATAACCAACCAACACTCGAATATGAGGCATCAATGTTTAACTGATATTATGCTCGCCAATCCATCATCTTGGTGAATAGGTTGTATGTTTTTTGGAAAATAAACATCTGGAAGATGCTTAGGAGAAAGAAACTTTGCATGAGCCGTTCGTTTTTTGATCGATGATTGATGACACTATATAGACGCACTTTAGGATGGAATGTTACAGCTTCGGGCCATTTTAACATTCTTTAAAGACACCGATGAGGTCAAGACAAGCTTGTAAGGAGTGATGTATTCAGATGACCAATAAAACAGGTCATAAAAGAAGAAACCCCGGCCAAAAGCCGGGGTTAAACATTGATAAGCTATACTAAACACTAACCATTAACTATAAAAATACAGTCTTACCAATGACAATAAGTTATGAATAAAAGACGACTTTTGCATGCAAAAGTTACAGTCAATTCTAAGTTTAACACTAAAATTAACAAATGTCAAAAACACTTGTTGTAGGGGCTTCTACAAACCCGGGAAGATACAGTAACATAGCGATACGTAGGCTGGTCGAACACAATATTGAGACGACCGCATTTGGGATACGTGGGGGAACTGTATCAGAAGTGCAAATTAAACACAACTTGGATGAATTTCAAAATATTGATACGGTAACTTTATATTTAAATCCAAAAAATCAAGAACCCTACTATCAGCAAATATTGGATTTAAAACCACGACGGGTCATTTTTAACCCCGGTACCGAGAATCCGGAATTCTACAAACTCCTTGAAGCAGAGGGAGTAGAGGTGGAGGTGGCCTGTACCTTGGTGTTATTGGCTACCGGACAGTACTAGTGGTAGGGACCGATTTTTTGGTTCGTATCAGCCAAAGCCCGATGAATGTCAACAATCCGTTGAGCGGTAACAATTCATAGCCAACTTGATAACCGCCCAAATATGCTACGGGCAAATTGGCGATCAAAATAATGGTCAACACGGATGCAAGTGCTACAATCCAAACATAACTGTCCTTGATTTGGTGCTTGGTAAAAATACCAAAGGCAAAGAGTCCCAATAAGGGGCCGTAGGTGTATCCGGCAACGGTAAGCAAACTGTCGATGACATTGCTGCTAAGAATGTACTTGAAAGCGATGATAACAATCACCAAGGCAACGCTCATGAGCACATGGGTACGCTTCCTAATTCGTTTCTGCTCCTTTTCCTCTTTTTCCTGAACATTCAATAAATCGACACAAAAGGAAGTGGTGAGCGACGTCAGTGCGCTATCCGCACTGCTGTATGCCGCGGCGATAAGGCCCAGCATGAAGGTAACGGACAAGGCCAGCCCTAAATCCCCGTTCAAGGCGATCTCGGGGAAAAGGAGGTCCGTTTTGGGTGTTCCATCCATCAAGGGAATCGCGATTCCATCCCTATTCGCATAAATGTAGAGTAAAGCGCCCAAGAGCATGAACAAAAAGGTGACCCCGACCAGTACAAAACTGAAGGAAACCATATTTTTCTGTGCATCTTTCAAGGATTTACAGGTCAGGTTCTTTTGCATCATATCTTGATCCAAACCAGTCATGCAAATCGTAACGAACATCCCGCCCAAAAAGGACTTGATAAAGTAGCTTTTGTCCAGAAAACTATCGGTAACTAGAAAATCATCATAGTTTTTTAGCGCATCCGAAGCTAGGAACTCCCCAAAACTCCACCCTAATTCTTGGTTGATCATCACTATGGAAAGGATGACGGCCACAATCATAAAGAGTGTTTGCAAGGTATCGGTCCAAACAATGGTTTTGATACCGCCTTTGTTGGTGTACAGCCAGATCAGCAAAATGGAAATGACCACGGTAAACTCAAAACGGACCCCTAGATCATCGAACACAAACTGCTGAAGCACAATGGCGACCAAATACAATCGAAACGCAGCACCCAATACCCTCGAAACAAAAAAGAAAAAGGCCCCGGTCATATGACTCACCTTGCCAAAGCGGTCCAACAAATACTCGTATATCGAGGTGAGATTCAATTTGTAATACAAGGGCAACAACAAAAAAGCCACTACAAAATACCCAAATAGATACCCAAGAACCACTTGCATGTAAGTCAATTGACTATCGCCTACCCAACCCGGAACAGAGATAAAGGTCACCCCCGATAATGAGGCACCCACCATGCCAAAAGCGACGATATACCAAGGCGATTGCTTGCCCGCCTTAAAAAAATCGGCATTGGAATCGTTCTTTCCGGTAAAATAAGAGATAAGGATAAGCACCAAGAAATAGGCGCCGATGAGCAACAGAATTTGGGTAGCTGTCATATATGTAATTTGAATTGCAAAGTACGAAAGTAAATTGGTAAAGGTAAAATCGTAATTTTGTGATAGAATTGATGCTATGGAATTTTCGTCGAAGCTATTGGAAAACGCAGTGTACGAGATGTCGCAATTGCCCGGAATAGGCAAACGCACGGCATTGCGATTGGTGCTGCACCTGCTCAAACAGCCTGAGGAACGTACGGAGTTGCTGGCCCATGCGCTGGTAAAATTGAAGGGTGAGGTCAATTTTTGCAAAAACTGCCATAACATTTCCGATACCGAAGTTTGCGAGATTTGCGCAAACCCGAAGCGTGACGAGACCTTGGTCTGTGTGGTGGAAGACATTAGGGACGTGATGGCCATTGAGAATACCTCACAGTATAACGGTCTTTACCATGTGCTGGGCGGCAAAATATCCCCAATGGAAGGCGTCGGTCCGCAAGACCTTACCATTGCCCAATTAGTCAAAAAAGTAAAGGAGGGAACCGTTAAAGAACTAATTTTGGCCTTGAGCTCCACCATGGAGGGCGACACTACCAATTTTTATATTTATAAACAATTGGAAGGATTGGAGGTCACCACCTCCACCATAGCCAGGGGAATCTCGGTGGGTGATGAGTTGGAATATGCAGATGAAGTGACTTTGGGAAGGAGCATTATCAATAGGGTGCCTTTTGAAAGTTCGATAAAAGCGAATTAGTGAACATAAATCAAAAATAAGTCGATTTCTTTAGTATTTTTGTAAAATACAAATCAAAACCACTTTGATAAATACGAATATGTCAAAATTTGAATTGAAATTACCGCAAATGGGAGAAAGTGTCGCCGAGGCCACCTTGACCAATTGGTTGAAGGAAGTGGGCGATACCATTGAGATGGATGAGGCCGTCTTTGAGATCGCCACCGATAAGGTCGACTCCGAAGTGCCCAGCGAGGTGGATGGGGTGTTGTTGGAAAAGCGGTTCGATGTAGACGACGTAATAAAAGTAGGTGAAGTTGTAGCCGTTATCCAGATTGAGGGAGAGGTCGATGATACAACCGATGATGACTCTGGTGAGGAAATGACCGAGGAGGAGCCAGCAGCCGTTCCAGCACAGGAACTGGAAGCCCAAATGGCAAGTGTAAAGGAGTCCGTTTCCACAGCAACGCCGGATTATTCGAGCTCCGAGCGCTTTTATTCACCTTTGGTGAAAAACATCGCTAAGGAAGAAAACGTGTCCATGGACGAGTTGGAGGCCATTGCAGGCACCGGTAAGGAAGGAAGGGTCACGAAGAACGATATTATGGCCTATTTGGAGAGCCGTTCCAATGGAAACCAGCCCAAAGCGCAGACTGCTCCCCAACCCGAAGCCAAGAAAGAAACACCTATGGCAACGGAGCAGCCAAAAGCAGCGCCGGAAAAACCAAAAGAATCCAAACTAACGGTAGGCGCAGGGGATGAGGTCATCCCGTTGAGCCGTATGGGCAAATTGATTGCCCATCATATGATCGAGAGCGTATCCACTTCGGCCCACGTACAAAGCTTTGTGGAAGTGGATGTGACCAATGTGGTCAAATGGCGTGATAAGGTAAAAAACGCGTTCCAACAACGTGAAGGCGAGAAATTGACCTTTACTCCGATTTTTATGGAAGCTGTGGCCATGGCCCTAAAAAAATATCCGATGATGAACATATCGTTGGATGGGGACAAGGTCATCAAAAAGAAAAACATCAATTTGGGAATGGCCGCCGCCCTGCCTGATGGTAACTTGATCGTGCCCGTCATCAAAAATGCCGACCAATTGAACTTGGTGGGGATGGCCAAAACGGTAAACGATCTTGCCGATAGGGCCAGAAACAATCAGTTAAAGCCCGATGAGATCAAGGATGGTACTTACACGGTGACGAACGTAGGGTCTTTTGGCAGTGTTTTTGGAACACCCATCATCAATCAACCACAAGTTGGTATTTTGGCCTTGGGTGCCATAAGAAAAATGCCATCGGTCATCGAAACCGACCAAGGGGAGTATATTGGCATCCGCAGTAAAATGTACCTTTCGCACAGTTATGATCATAGGGTTGTGAACGGTGCTTTGGGCGGAATGTTCGTAAAAGCAGTTGCCGATTATTTGGAAGCTTGGGACATCAATAGGGAAATATAGCCAAAAAGCACCCGTATTCCTTTCACTATGCTTAATTTAGAAGCCTAGTGATGTTCATTTAAAAGTCCCAACATGCAATTACAATTGACCAAACCTATCTGCTTTTTTGACCTAGAGACCACGGGAACCAATGTGGCCAAAGATCGGATAGTCGAAATTTCCATTTTAAAGGTATATCCGAACGGTAACAAGGAAAGCAGAACGTGGTTGGTAAACCCAGAAATGCCCATTCCGGAGGAATCTACCGCCATACATGGTATTTCCAATGAAAAAGTGGCCAACGAGCCCACCTTCAAACAATTGTCAAAGGAAATTTACGCCATGATCAGGGACAGTGATCTCGCCGGCTTTAATTCCGACCGGTTCGATATTCCGCTGTTGGCGGAAGAAATGCTGCGTGCGGATATCGATTTTGATATGAAAAGCATGGTATCCGTAGATGTGCAGACCATTTTCCATAAAATGGAAAAACGCACCTTGGAGGCGGCCTATCAATTTTATTGTAAGAAAAGTTTGGAGGATGCCCACAGTGCCGAAGCGGACACCTTGGCAACCTATGAAGTGCTTTTGGCACAGTTGGAACGCTATCCTGAACTGGAAAACGACATCAAGAAACTCTCCGAGTTCACTACCAGAAGGCAAAATCTGGACTTTGCCGGATTTATTGGATTGGACGAGGACAATAATCCCATATTTTCCTTTGGAAAACATAAGGGCAAAACGGTGGATGAGGTTATGGAAAAAGAACCCGGCTACTTTGGTTGGATCTTGAATGCCGACTTTCCACTGTACACCAAAAAAGTACTTACCCAAATAAAGCTGAGTAAGCTCAACAACAAGTTTTAAAAGAAGCAAGCGTTAACCCCCGTACACACTATGAAGCTGATTTGTATAGGACGTAATTATGTAGACCATATTAAAGAGTTGAAAAATGAGCGTCCGGATGAACCTGTGGTTTTTATAAAGCCCGACTCCGCAATACTGCCCAAAGAGCAGGATTTTTACATCCCTGAATTCTCCAATGATGTCCATTACGAAGTGGAGGTGTTGGTGAAAATCAAAAAAGTGGGAAAACACATTGCCAAGGAATTTGCCCATAAGTATTATGATGAGGTGGGCTTGGGTATCGATTTTACCGCCCGCGACCTTCAGTCCAAACTAAAGGCCAAAGGGCTGCCTTGGGAAAAGGCCAAAGGTTTTGATGGAGCCGCCGTAGTGGGCAATTGGCTGCCCAAAAAGAAATTTCAAAGTATGGATGACCTCAGTTTCTCATTGGTGAAAAATGGAGAAACGGTCCAAAATGGAAATACGTCCT is drawn from Flagellimonas sp. MMG031 and contains these coding sequences:
- a CDS encoding prolyl oligopeptidase family serine peptidase is translated as MKNYLWVFWALLSIGFVHAQEKLTYQKPSEEILELVNAPLAPSVLINDEGNYMVLLYRDYYKTIAELSETELRLAGLRINPKTNIGSRTNYYNNVIIKKIGDNEGTQVKGLPENPRLANFNWSPDQSKIAFTNTTIEGVEVMVLDLKSATVTAITKTNVNANMRDIINWFKDGESVLVKMLPEDRKPLINTDEAVPDGPTISTNDGKKAQNRTYQDLLKNPNDEFNFEQLARSELYKVQMDGTKTKWKDADLYTSISFSPDGEYVMTVTLDKPFSYLVPYYRFPNTTTVYKKDGTKVKTLLQVPLIEDLPQGFMATRTGMRDISWRNDKPATLTYVEALDGGDPENEVPYRDEVFEIEAPFDGEGKSILKTKNRFSYIQWGNDNVAIAHDRWWNNRNTKTYLFNPSNPDAEAKIIEDRNYQDVYSNPGSFVTKRNENGAWVLSLDKNNNAYLIGDGYTEEGQFPFVEKMDLNSLKKTRLYTSKLEGKLENLIEYDPEKDQLLVRIESANEYPNYYYKSLIKRRGPIQLTDFDNPYKSIQNVHKEVITYKRDDGLELSGTLYLPVGYDMEKKEKMPMILWAYPREYKDKNSASQNTSNPNEFTYPYWGSPIYWVTKGYVVLDGAAFPIIGEGDEQPNDTFRSQLVANAKAAIDAVDELGYIDRDRIAVGGHSYGAFMVANLLSHSDLFAAGIARSGAYNRTLTPFGFQSEERNYWEAPEVYYTMSPFMHADKMKTPLLLIHGQADNNSGTYPMQSERYFNALKGLGATVRLVMLPKESHGYRGKESILHMLWEQDQWLEKYVKQKK
- a CDS encoding beta-ketoacyl-ACP synthase III, with the translated sequence MYNSKIAGLGFYVPENVVTNDDLSKVMDTNDEWIQERTGIKERRHVIKDTETTTSMGVEAAKKAIERAGIDKDEIDFIVFATLSPDYYFPGPGVLVQRDLQLKRTVGALDVRNQCSGFVYGISVADQYIKSGMYKNVLVIGSELHSRGLDMTTRGRGVSVIFGDGAGAAVLTREEDTSKGILSTHLHSEGQHAEELSLIAPGMGKRWVLDIIEDNDPDDTSYYPHMNGQFVFKNAVVRFSEVIMEGLTKNNLTPADIDMLIPHQANLRISQFIQNKFRLKDDQVFNNIMKYGNTTAASIPIALTEAWEAGKIKEGDLVVLAAFGSGFTWGSVIIRW
- a CDS encoding CoA-binding protein encodes the protein MSKTLVVGASTNPGRYSNIAIRRLVEHNIETTAFGIRGGTVSEVQIKHNLDEFQNIDTVTLYLNPKNQEPYYQQILDLKPRRVIFNPGTENPEFYKLLEAEGVEVEVACTLVLLATGQY
- a CDS encoding sodium:solute symporter, with the protein product MTATQILLLIGAYFLVLILISYFTGKNDSNADFFKAGKQSPWYIVAFGMVGASLSGVTFISVPGWVGDSQLTYMQVVLGYLFGYFVVAFLLLPLYYKLNLTSIYEYLLDRFGKVSHMTGAFFFFVSRVLGAAFRLYLVAIVLQQFVFDDLGVRFEFTVVISILLIWLYTNKGGIKTIVWTDTLQTLFMIVAVILSIVMINQELGWSFGEFLASDALKNYDDFLVTDSFLDKSYFIKSFLGGMFVTICMTGLDQDMMQKNLTCKSLKDAQKNMVSFSFVLVGVTFLFMLLGALLYIYANRDGIAIPLMDGTPKTDLLFPEIALNGDLGLALSVTFMLGLIAAAYSSADSALTSLTTSFCVDLLNVQEKEEKEQKRIRKRTHVLMSVALVIVIIAFKYILSSNVIDSLLTVAGYTYGPLLGLFAFGIFTKHQIKDSYVWIVALASVLTIILIANLPVAYLGGYQVGYELLPLNGLLTFIGLWLIRTKKSVPTTSTVR
- the recR gene encoding recombination mediator RecR, with the translated sequence MEFSSKLLENAVYEMSQLPGIGKRTALRLVLHLLKQPEERTELLAHALVKLKGEVNFCKNCHNISDTEVCEICANPKRDETLVCVVEDIRDVMAIENTSQYNGLYHVLGGKISPMEGVGPQDLTIAQLVKKVKEGTVKELILALSSTMEGDTTNFYIYKQLEGLEVTTSTIARGISVGDELEYADEVTLGRSIINRVPFESSIKAN
- a CDS encoding dihydrolipoamide acetyltransferase family protein; this encodes MSKFELKLPQMGESVAEATLTNWLKEVGDTIEMDEAVFEIATDKVDSEVPSEVDGVLLEKRFDVDDVIKVGEVVAVIQIEGEVDDTTDDDSGEEMTEEEPAAVPAQELEAQMASVKESVSTATPDYSSSERFYSPLVKNIAKEENVSMDELEAIAGTGKEGRVTKNDIMAYLESRSNGNQPKAQTAPQPEAKKETPMATEQPKAAPEKPKESKLTVGAGDEVIPLSRMGKLIAHHMIESVSTSAHVQSFVEVDVTNVVKWRDKVKNAFQQREGEKLTFTPIFMEAVAMALKKYPMMNISLDGDKVIKKKNINLGMAAALPDGNLIVPVIKNADQLNLVGMAKTVNDLADRARNNQLKPDEIKDGTYTVTNVGSFGSVFGTPIINQPQVGILALGAIRKMPSVIETDQGEYIGIRSKMYLSHSYDHRVVNGALGGMFVKAVADYLEAWDINREI
- a CDS encoding 3'-5' exonuclease, producing MQLQLTKPICFFDLETTGTNVAKDRIVEISILKVYPNGNKESRTWLVNPEMPIPEESTAIHGISNEKVANEPTFKQLSKEIYAMIRDSDLAGFNSDRFDIPLLAEEMLRADIDFDMKSMVSVDVQTIFHKMEKRTLEAAYQFYCKKSLEDAHSAEADTLATYEVLLAQLERYPELENDIKKLSEFTTRRQNLDFAGFIGLDEDNNPIFSFGKHKGKTVDEVMEKEPGYFGWILNADFPLYTKKVLTQIKLSKLNNKF
- a CDS encoding fumarylacetoacetate hydrolase family protein; translated protein: MKLICIGRNYVDHIKELKNERPDEPVVFIKPDSAILPKEQDFYIPEFSNDVHYEVEVLVKIKKVGKHIAKEFAHKYYDEVGLGIDFTARDLQSKLKAKGLPWEKAKGFDGAAVVGNWLPKKKFQSMDDLSFSLVKNGETVQNGNTSLMLWKIDEIIAYVSTFFMLKKGDIIFTGTPAGVGKVSPNDYLVGALEGEQLFDINVR